The Gemmata palustris genome includes a region encoding these proteins:
- a CDS encoding ankyrin repeat domain-containing protein: protein MTLFAAVKLSRPDDVGTALMRGLPNKDDWPSPRDILDAALSAAIHDVENGNAREILEQLLGAGMDPNDRTPTLGRNYLHEACANGAPAEVVATLAPYIHNINETTTDGKTALDLCADYPHTSPNVIRYLADHGAQRSRFSG, encoded by the coding sequence ATGACGTTATTTGCGGCAGTGAAGCTATCTCGACCTGACGACGTTGGCACCGCGCTCATGCGCGGGTTGCCAAATAAAGATGACTGGCCGAGCCCCCGCGATATACTTGATGCCGCGCTGAGCGCAGCCATTCACGACGTTGAGAACGGGAACGCGCGGGAAATACTCGAACAACTTCTCGGGGCCGGGATGGACCCGAACGATCGCACTCCAACATTAGGCCGCAATTACCTTCACGAGGCGTGCGCCAATGGTGCCCCAGCTGAAGTTGTCGCAACTTTGGCCCCCTACATTCATAATATTAACGAGACAACTACTGACGGCAAAACGGCCCTCGACCTTTGCGCAGATTACCCACACACTTCACCAAATGTAATTCGCTACCTCGCCGATCACGGTGCCCAACGAAGTAGGTTCTCTGGGTGA